From Pseudomonas hormoni:
TGGTGTCGTGGCCGTTGATTTCGAACTGGTTGTACTCGGCCACCAGCTTCAGGTTGTCGTTGACGTCATGAAACAGCGCAATTCCGCGAGTCTCGTAGTCCGCGCCGCTGCCGACCACGCGGCATAAGACGGTTAGACGCCGGCTCTGAAAAGCATGTAGCCAGCGACCACGGCGCAGACGCTGGCGAAGCCGATCTGCAAGGCCCTGGCCGGGACTCGGGCGCAAAGCTGGCGGCCAAGGATCATGCCGACCACGCTGGCGACGATGAACGACACGCCCAGCCCATCGATCCGCACCCCGGCCTGAAACGCACCGATCACGCCGATGGCGGAAATCAGACTGATCACCATCAGGGACGTCGCCACAATTCCGCGCATCTGCACATCAGTCAGTTGCTTGAACGCCGGGACGATCAGAAACCCGCCCCCGACCCCGAGCAACCCGGAAACAACACCGGTCACCGCGCCGAGCGCCGCCAGGGTTGCGGTGCATTTGGCGGTCCAGGAAAAGCGTCCGGTCTGTTGATCGAGCATGCAGTTTTTCTGGCCCCAGTTGGCGTGCCCGTGATCGCTCGGGCCTTCGTCCTGGCGCTCGCGGCGCAGCATCCGCCAGGCCACCATGACCATCAGCAGGCTGAACAGAATCATCAGGATTTTTTCAGGCAACTGATGGGCAAAGTAAATGCCGACCGGGGAAAAAATCGCCCCCAACAATGCAATCAACAGCGCCGCGCGATAGCGCACCAGGCCATGGCGCAACCCGTCAATCGCCCCGACCGCCGCCGCGCTTCCCACCGCAAACAAGGCGACGGGTGCCGCCTGTGTCATGGTCAAACCCAACCCCAGCACCAGGGCCGGGACAGCAAGAATGCCGCCACCGGCACCGGTCAATCCGAGGACAAGGCCCATGACCAAGCCAAAAAAACTTGCCAGCAACATAGAACGCTCGTAATCCATGACAAAAGCCGGGAACGCCCGGTATCGATGACTGACAGGATAGAGCCCGCGCAGCTTTTTACATCAATTGAATTGTTGTAGGGCTGGTCAGCGCAGGGAAAATGACACTACCCTCAAGACCTGTCCCAAAAGAAACAGCCACCATGCCTGCC
This genomic window contains:
- a CDS encoding sulfite exporter TauE/SafE family protein, encoding MLLASFFGLVMGLVLGLTGAGGGILAVPALVLGLGLTMTQAAPVALFAVGSAAAVGAIDGLRHGLVRYRAALLIALLGAIFSPVGIYFAHQLPEKILMILFSLLMVMVAWRMLRRERQDEGPSDHGHANWGQKNCMLDQQTGRFSWTAKCTATLAALGAVTGVVSGLLGVGGGFLIVPAFKQLTDVQMRGIVATSLMVISLISAIGVIGAFQAGVRIDGLGVSFIVASVVGMILGRQLCARVPARALQIGFASVCAVVAGYMLFRAGV